The Bacillus sp. SM2101 region CGCTCACTAATCTGTCTTTCAGTTAATAGATCGACATGAAAGTGATGTTTATGAAGAAAGTGATATTCTTTGTTTAACTTTTCTACTCCTTCTTCATCACTAGCATAATAAAGGCTATCTCTACGGTTGAATTCCGGGTCTATTTTCATTTGCATTGCAGCTTTTTCGATGTCATTCATTGCTTCTTCACATAATTTTGTATGTAAAATAGCCGATTGTTCACCAAAACTATTGACTAGTTCGAATAACATTTTATCTCCCAAATATTGTATTAAAGCAGTGTTTACAGCTGTACTGCCTTGTCCAATTTGTCTTCTATCAACAACAGCCACCTTTAAATCAGTTTCACTGAGTAAATAAGCACATTGTGCACCAGAACTCCCTCCACCTATAATAAGAACATCACAATTGATGTCTTCTTCTAACACAGGATATGATGGAGGATTGTTATAAGTTGTCGGCCAATAAAATTTACCACTTTGCAAGTCCATAAAATAGCTCCTCATATATATTTTCTTAGGCTCTTTTCGTAGGCTTCTTTACTACAATTGTCAGTTTTAAAAGAGAGAAGGTACCAGAAATGCTACGGAAAAAGCAAGACTTTATCAAACTTTTTAAGAAAAGGCCCAGGGCATAAAAGTAATATTGCAAGCTAGATCAACACCGAAGACTTCTTGTAACTCTCATGTTTTATTGCTAGTTAAGGTTCTACATTTATCCATCAGAAAACAGCTTAAGTAAAATACTCAATTTTTGCTTCTGGAAAAAATTGATCTACATAACTTTCCAATGTATCTTTAAGTTCTGCCTCTTCATCTTTTTGATAGATATATTTTCCGATTCCATACCTCCCCCATTTATACCTTCTATCTTCTTCCTCCATTTTGAGCTTTGATTTTGGATAGTTTTTTTCGATCACACGTTTAGCTGGCTTCGTAAATCTATGTTGAATCATCTCAAAGGTAATATCATCTCTTTGTGTTTTTGGTAGCTGTTCATCTAGTTTGATGAATAAATTTCGATATCCCTCTTTCCACCCTTCATGCAAGTAAATAGGGGCTACAATAAAACCTAATGGATACCCTGCATCTACAACTTTTTTAGCTGCATCAATTCGATCTGATAATGGCGACGTACCTGGTTCAAAATTTTTTATGACATAATCTGCATTGATACTAAAGCGAAAGCGAGTTTTTCCGTTATGGTTAGCAGTTAACAAATGATCTACGTGGGAGAATTTTGTGACGAACCGTAATTTACCTAAATCACTTTGTCCAAAATACTCTATTGTTCGTTTTAAAGTATGTGTTAAGTGATCGATCCCTACAATATCTGAAGTACAAGAGGCTTCAAATCTTGTCTCCTCTGGTGAACGCTCAACCATATATTGATGAGCTTGATCAAGAATTTCTTCTACATTGACATACGTTCTAATATAAGGTTTGCTTCCCATCGTCGTTTGTAAATAACAATAATGACAATGTCCCATACATCCAGTCGCCAAAGGAAGTGCATATTCAGCCGAAGGCTTCGATGAATCAAATTTTAACGTTTTTCTAACACCTATCACTAACGTTGATTTAGCGTTACGATATTGTTGCAAATGACCTTCACCTGGTATATTCCTTACTTGATTATGAGAGGTCGTTTTTCTTATTTCGACGCCTAAGTCGTTAAATTTATCTAAAAGCTCTTCACCAAGCTTATAAGTTATAGCATTAGGTTCATAGTAGACAAGCTGTGGCATAAAGGGCTTTACCATATATTTCACTTCCTTATCGTAATGTCCGAATTGTAACTACATAAAATATAAGTCTCAGTCCCATGAATAATTAATGTTATAACCTACCGTAAATTCAATAGTCATGTTAGTTTAGTCTTGTTCGTAATCAAATATATTATTGAACGCTTTTTCTGCTTCTTCATACGTAGGATAAACTGCATCATCCTCGTCAATTAAATGAAAAGATTCATGAAGAAAAAGTGCAACATCATTGTTATTTTCTGGATGTGCTACTATTTCAGCTTGCTCAATATTTGCTACATTTGGGGTATGAGGGTTGCGATATATCACATACACCTGATCTCCTGCTTTAACTTGTTTGTTATCCATACAGTTAACCTCCTTTTAAACAATATCGTTTCCTTCCATGCTGAATCTATGTATTATCCTTTAAACAAGGTGTTATCACTTGTTGTAGGCAATACCACCATCAGAAAGTTACAAAATTGCTTTGCTTATTGTTTTGCAATGAAAACTATGAAGCAGTTTGTATTCCATTCATATGAATCAATAATAATTATGAGAGAAAGATCATTATTACCAAATTATGAAGTAGTAATTAATGCATAAAACAAAACAAGTCGACTCCTTCACTAATGGAATCGACTTGTTTTTTCTGTTAAAGCTCACTATTCGGCTTTAATCAACACTTCTCATGAATATAAGAACAATCAATATGTTTCTCTTTCAAATACTGTTGTTATACTAATATTATTATCAGCTAACCTGTTTTGGATTTTTTCTTCCCATATACTTTTATGCGTTAAACTTCTCAAATCTACCCCATACCATTGCTCAAGACTTGTACGTGAAACTTTATACCTTTCATCATCAAGTGAAAAATATAAACCTTCTAAGTTATCTATGAGCGCAAAAGCAGCTGTCGCATTGTAAATAAAAGCTCTTTCAACATTTTCTTTGTTACTATTTAATATTTTTTCCTGATAGATAATTTCAAAAGTAAGTAACTCTGGGTACGATTGATAAGTTCTTTGAATATCGTTTAATGGTAAGTGATCAAAAAGCATACCCAGATTCGCAGCATTTCCCATGTATTGATTTTTATAACTTAGAATACGGTCAAAGTCATGTGTTAGTGGGTCTTGTTGTTCTATGGCATATTGTTTTTCATTTGCATTTATTTTTGGCAATACGATCACATTAACAACTCCATACAGCCCTAACCCTGATATTAATAACAATATAATTAATTTGCTTCTAAAATTCATTTCATCCACCTACTTCATATTTTTGAATAAGCTTTACGGCTTTACTGAAAAGTAAAGGGATAATAATTGAAACGACCGGTAATACAAGGCTGATAACTAAAATCAATAATTGGTATGGTCCATTAATATCAATAGATCTCCCAAACCAAATATCACTTCCAAACTGCATGCCAATTGTACTTATTGAGCAAACAACTATAAATAATATCCATATATTCCAAACAATTTTTTTATATAAAAATGCTGATTTTAAATTGAATCTTGATACTTTATTAATGAAAGCCTCATCTTTCATACTACTGAATAGTAAGAACAATATCCCGATGATGAACAAGGAAATGAGCAAAACAGTCGACAGTAGCTTACCCATTCCAACAATACTCATAGGTATCGTGACGATCCAAGAGATAATGACATACAACAAACCGTACTGGAGCATTTCAGTTTTATATTGATTTGTAAAAACATCCTTGTGATCTCCAATTAACATTTGGATACTGTCAATATTTTGTGTCGCAAGTTTAACTGCTTGATGATAAGCTATTCCATCGTTAGTAAGATCTGTTACTTTCGCTTCTAGATTACTTAATATTTCATCCTTCAATTCTCTAATTTGTGCACTTTCCACATACCCTTTAAATAAGCGGTTTACATGCTTTTCTAAATCATTCACCTTGACGCCTCCTTTCACTCAATTAATTGATCAATTAGCGTTTTTGCAGTTTTCCAAGCGCTAAGGTTCTTTCGATAAGTTTCTGTTCCCAATGAGGTTATCTTATAATACTTCCTTCTCCCCCCTTGGCTTTCATTTCCCCAATAAGATTGAATTAGCTTCTGTGATTCCAGTCTTTTCAAACTTGTATATAATGAAGTTTCCTTCAATTCGTATGTTCCATTACTTTTCTTTGCAATTGCTTTTATTATTTCGTAACCATAATTATCGTGTTCCAACAGTACGCAAAGAATAATCGTATCAATATTTCCACGAATCAACTCTCGACTAATGCTTATCTCACTCATTGCACTCACCTCGCAATTACAACATATTACTATGTATGACGTAGTACTTTATTATAAGTAATAATAATACAATTTCTATAAATTGTAAATCGATTCCAATAAAAAAATACCACACGTTTATGTATGGTATGTCATATTACTTAGCTTGCTGTATTTTGTTGTCACTAGCTTCTTTAATCTTTACAGTACAGCAGTTTGATTCAGCTTTATCACTCTTTATCAATTTATTTATTAAACGTAACACCGACTTCACCTCCTTACTCGGATACTCCTACCTGAATTGTTAGATCATATAGAAAATAAAGCCTGAAATGGTTGACATAATGACTACAGAAAGTACAAACGTTGTAACTAGCTCTTTTTTAAAGATTGTTTTTAATAAAATGACTTCTGGTAAGCTGGCTCCTGCTGAACTGATCATCATTGCCATTACTGGACCTAACGCCATCCCTTTCATTATTAATATTTGTGAAATAGGAATCATGCTAGAAAGCCTTATATATAACGGTATTCCAACGATAGCTGCAATAGGAATTAACCACCAGTGTTCATTACCAAATGCACTAGAAATCCATTCTGTAGGTACAAGACCATGAATAACTGCACCAATTGCAGCACCAATAATAAGGTATGGGTATACATTTTTCATAAGATCAATTGTTTCCTTTATTGCTAGTTTAAAGTTAAATTTTTTCTGTCGTTCCTCATACCCAGACATCACAACATTTTTGACATACTTTTCAAAACCAAGTGCCTCAAGAATAAATCCAATAATAATCGAGATCATTGTTGTGACGATTGTATAAATAATCGTTACCTTCCAACCTAGAATAACTCCCATCACCGTTAAAATAGTCGGGTCAAGAACAGGTGAAGAAAATAAGAAGATCATTACGATCCCAAAGGGTAATTTTTTCTTTAACATATTAACTACAATTGGAATTGTCGAGCATGAACAAAACGGTGTTATAAATGCAAATATGACTGCTGAAAAAGCTGCGATTATTTTGTTTTTCCCTATTAACTTTTTCTCAATTTTTTCGTATGGAATAAAGCCTTGTAATAAACTAATGACAAACGAAATTACGACAAATAAAACTGTTAATTCTAATGCAATATACAAAAAGCTATGTAATGTATTAATCCACATTTTCTTCCTCCTTATAATTGGCTTATATATTTATATAAATCAAAAAAAATTGATATATTAATTAAAAAAAGTTGATTAATAGTCTAAAAAAAATTAAGATTTTGGCCTAAATAAGCAACATAGTTCCTCAGAAAGCAAATGGTTGACTTCTTCCATATTTAGCTCATAGTAGCTCCATGTTCCTCTCGTTTCTCTTGTTAAAATGTTTGCATCATATAATATTTTCAGATGATATGATAATTTAGATTGAGTCATATTTACTAATGGGGCTAAATCACATACACACATACCCCCTTTTTGCGTTAAAATATTCATAATTTGTAACCTTTTTTTGTCCGCAAGTGCTTTAAACTTCATTTCATAAGTCTCAAATGTCCGTTCTGCTGATATATCATTTAATGGAATAATGTTCTCCACATTACCACTCCCTTTTATATATTGTTCTAAATATTGCTTATTGTTTTTCATCAACTCTTATACTGCTAGCACCTTTTCTTCTATATGACGATGATAAGCGTTGTCTTTCTGTTCGTAAACTTTATTGCTTTTTTTCACTTGTATTTAAGTTTCTACTTAATATAATTGTTATAGTCTTTAGAGAAGAAAAGATGCAACCGAAAATTAGTTTTATTTATGCTTAGCTCTTATTACGAAAAGCAACAGTTAATCCGAAAACAGCCATCTATATACAAAAAATATACTAAGGACTTATTAAAACAATTTTTTTTGATATAATCATCATATATGCGATGTTATTAAATGTCAATGATTAAATCAATTTTTTTTGATGTATTTATTTATTTTCGAAATAATACTTTCATAATACACCTGCTCATGTGGCACAAATTCGGCTTTACTCACAATTTGATCTATAGGCAATCTTCTCCCATTCTCATCAATTTCAAATCCAACTATGTTTAAATCTGTTCTACCTCCTAACCACAGTTCACTGAAGTGATTAAAATCGACTTTCACAATTCCCGATACTTCTTCCTTTTGTAGTTTGAAGTTTTCCATATTACTTTTATAATCTAATAGGAAAACATTTGCTATTTCCTTATCGACTAATTGTTCATGAATCACACAATATTTGAAGATCCCTAATGAAACAAGTTCTTCCATCGTTACTTGAATACCAAGCTCTTCATGAACTTCTCTCACTCCATCGCTCATCGTTTCATGAGCTAATATATGTCCAGCAGCTGTAATGTCTAAAAGGTTAGGATAATCCTTTTTAATTGCACTCCGTTTTTGAAAATAAATATAATCTTTTCCATCATCTTTTCTAATAAACCAGCAATGAAATGTTTCGTGCCAATAACCAAATTTATGTACTTCATCTCTAGTAGCTACACCACATTCATTTTGGGACTCGTCAAAGACCTTAATTAATTCTTTTTCCATATTAACTCCCGCTTATGTATAAATTGTTTGAGTTGACTAAGTGAACTTCCTACTACTTTTTTCGACTGCAAATTAACTTTCAGCCATTTAAATAGCTATAATTCTATTACTATCGTTCCCTACCTTTGATCTGTTAAGTTAACGAGGGTTTTTCCCAATCTTCTAACAACCCCCATGTGACTACAGGATCTCCATTTAATGATTTCATTGAACCTACATATACGTTCTTTGATAGTTTTGCAGTTTTTTCATAATGCTTAGCAATCTCTTTAGTTGTCGCTGAGACATTAATGTTAGAAATTTCATTATAATTTGTCCAACATAATGACCCTTCATCGCTTTCGATTAACTTAGAGTCTTTAGACACATTCCCAAAAAACACATATTGTATCCTTATTTCTTTAGTTTCACTCAATCGATGAACAATGTATCGCAAAGTTAAGTTATCTATGCAACTACTAGATAGACCTGTTTCTTCTGCTATCTCCCTTATACAGGCAGATTTAGGATCACATATTTCTTCTCCTTCAATATGGCCACCAATTGGCACTAACAAGCCTGCTAGAAATGTGTCTTTTGGCTTTTTTTGAAGAAATAACACTTGTTGCTCCTCATTGATTAGAAAAGCCACTGCCATTTGCCGTAGTTTCAAAAGCTCACCCTTCTCTATTTAAAAGGTAATTCTCGTATTGACTGTTCGTACTAAAGTTAAATATGTATATAACTAATGCTTGCGACATCTTTTCTTCTTTAAAATCAACCTCTATGGGATGAAATCTCCATTTTGCGTCAATATGTAAGGGTGTTTTCGCATTGATTGTTGTTTTTCATTAAACATATACATCTAGCATTCGTGGCACATTTGCTACTTTTACAATGGTTGAGCTCTTATAAAACTCATCATACAGTCCATTTTTAATAAAATTAGCAACAAAGCTTACGAAAGAACCCATTGTAATAAAAAATAACTACACAGCTTAATTCTTCATTTGTGGCGAATCAGGGTTCATTTGCATAAATTCAATTGCATTACCATCGGGATCCTTAACCCAACATTGAAAGTTCAAATCTAACCCTTGCAAAGGCTCTACATCTAATTTTAAGCCATTTTTCTTTAAATAATTTGCAATTTCATGGATGTCAGTAACTTCTAAACATAAATGAGCATAACCAATTGTACTTCCATCTACTTCATTCGTTTTTTTACCACCATAAAATAACTCAATAAACTGCCCTTCCCTTATTTTTAAATAAACAATCCAAGGTTCATCATCACTATTCTTTAATTCAAATAACTTTTGAAACCCCAAAATATCACAGTAAAAATGGAGCGATTTTTCCATATTCTTAACAGTATAAGCTGTGTGACCTATCCCTTTAATCAATTTAAAAGCCCCCTTAAAATTATTAATATATTTAAATAGTACGATACCATACAATAAGTCTTCAACTATTTTATCGACTACTAATTTGAAGTATGTAAATATTATTTAGGGAAGAAATAATCATTGAAGAGATGATACTAAGTTACTTTTAACTTCTTGACCCCCACGTAACGTGATGGCGTATCTTTGAATTATCATTAGTCAAAGGAGGAAGTAACATGGAATATTATCCAATGCCATTATTCGTCAAACTTTCAGTAAAAAACATGGATGATTCACTGAAATGGTACAACGAGGTTATCAACTTTAACTCAATATTCGAGCTACCAGATAAGGAGGGTAACACAATTATGGCTCATATTCGTGGTGAAAAGTATCAAGATATTTTGTTGCTGAAGGATAATAGCCAAGATAAGTGCAGTAAACAGGGGATCGTTGTAAACCTATCAGTAGAGGATGTTCATCAATTTTTCGAAAGAGCTTTAGCAGCGAATACTAAAGTAATTGAAGGTCCCATTGACCAACCATGGAATGCACGTGAACTCATTTTAAAAGATCCAAATGACTACACGATCACACTTTCTATGCAAATAAACAATGACAAATCAATGGATGAAATAACAAGGGGTCTGTCCCCTCAACGTTAACACGTCAAAGCAAAAAAGGGGGGCTGTCCCCCTTTGTTATTTAATGTCAACGTTGTGATAAACTTGTTGAACATCTTCTAAGTCTTCTAATACATCTATTAACTTCTCGAATTGCACCTGTGCATCTTGTGGAAGTTCTACCTCGTTTTGTGCAAGCATTGTAATTTCAGCTACTGAAAATTCAGTGATACCTGCATTTGTACAAGCTTCTTGTATTGTATGAAATTGATCAGGTTCTCCATAAATGATAACTGCGTTATCTTCTTCTAATATGTCACGAACATCTAAATCAGCTTCCATTAATAGTTCGAGTACCTCATCAGCTGTTTTACCTTCTAAACCAATAACAGCTGTTGCATCAAACATATATGCAACTGACCCACTGACACCCATATTACCACCATTTTTACCGAAGGCAGCTCGTACATCTGATGCAGTGCGGTTTACGTTATTCGTTAATGCATCTACAATGACCATAGATCCATTTGGTCCGAATCCTTCATAACGAAGTTCATCATAGTTTTCATCAGAACCACCTTTAGCTTTTTCAATGGCACGTTCAATAATGGCTTTCGGCACATTGTAAGTTTTTGCACGTTCTAGAACAAATTTTAAAGTTTGGTTTGCTTCAGGATCTGGTTCACCCTGCTTGGCAGCCACATAAATTTCTCGACCAAACTTAGCATAGATACGACTCGTATTCGCATCCTTTGATGCTTTTTTCTCTTTAATATTGTTCCACTTACGACCCATTTCTTTTCACTCTCTTTCATGTTTGAATCTATACAATATAACTAATGAAGCTCTTTAAATGATAGAAGTCAATAATTTTACACAGACATTCTTACCACTTAAATTAGTTTTAATTATTTGCAGTAACATCCAATTTAGCACTTATATTGATTATAGCATAATTAAGTAAGTGATTTTTGATTACATATTGAAGAATTATTGGCATTGCTCAATACTAAATTAGATTAAATTAGCTGTGAAAAAGCCTGCTGAATCAAAATTGATTTCAGCAGACTATATCATTAGTAAGAAACATTTCATAGTTCCTTTATTGCATCAAATGTATCGATACTATAATCGTATTGAGTAACTTCACCAAACCCATACTTAGCAAATACAAACGGTATTCCCGCAAACTTTGCTGCTGTTCGGTCACCTTCAGTATCACCTACATAAATCGGGTCTACTAATTGATTTCTGTTGATGACCAGCTTGATATTTTCACCTTTTGATAGCCCAGATCTTCCAGGATTCTCATAATCAATAAAATACTTATCTAGCTTATGATATTTGTAAAATGCTTCGATATAGCCGTCTTGACAATTACTAACGATAAACAATTTGTAAGTTTGAGATAACTCACTGAGGACTTCTTCCACACGGTCATATAGTACCCCACCGTGATTTGCTAAGTGGTTACATTCAACTTGACAGCAATCTGCTAATATTCGTTGTTGCAAACTTGCCCCAAGATGAGGGAATAGCTTCTCCCCAATCTCCTTCGATTGCAAGCCCATCGTGCCAGTTAAATCGTCTACTGTTATACTGTAATTAACTTCATCATATCTGGCTAATACATCATTCCAACAAGTTAAAATCTCACGACTAGAATCCCAAAGTGTACCGTCCAAATCAAAAATAATGCTATCCATATAATGCCCTCCAATACAAAGGGACAAGAATTATAGAGGACTGCTCTCGTCCCCTTGCAAGTTAATATTTTTTGTCGATTACACACATACGATTGTCCAAAAAGTCACCTCTTTGTTTTCGTATATGATTACGGTTGTAGTCGAAGCAACCGGGAGGTATCCGCCGAAAAATCGATAAACCTCCTCCTCGTCAACTAGGGTTACCTTACCTAGTCCAGGCGCTTTTACACCAATCATTCTACCCTACCCTTCTATTAAAAAATCCAATTATTATTCTACAATACTTTCGTTTATTATTCAATGTATAAATAGAAATTTTATTAAATTTATGAAATAATTACCATTAAATATAATTAAAAGGAGCAGTTATGGCAACGATGGAAATTTCAATGTTTCCAGTCATTTCCTCTAACTCAGCAAAGTACGGGTTATGGTTAACATCTATATCAATTGGTATAATAGCTGGCACTACCTTATCTAGTATACAAAATAAATTTCCACTTAAACTGAGTCTTTCCTATCGTTTCTATATTTCCAGGTGCTCTCTGCTTATTATCTATAACCACAATTAAGAGACTTATCATTCCTTATGTTTTGTTTAGGTTTGCTTGGGCTATATCCAAACATGCATACGAATAAATCTACCCGAACACTTTATTGGAACTGGATTTTCCTTTCTGTCGTCACTGTTAGGCTCTTTATGCTCTTTATGCCCTTTAGGATATTTTGCAGGTAGTGTAATAGGAGGATTAACATCGGGACATTTATGTTATTTTTAACAGCTATCGGATATTGGGTTTACTGTTTATTGTTTATTACACCCTAAACTAAATAAGCTGACAAATCGATTACATGACTGTTTAGAAGGATCATAATCACACAAAACCCCATTCGTTAAACACAATGAGGCTGAGGCGTTTTCTATATTCAAAAGTATCATAATCAACTAATAACAGGTAACTGCTTTTTCTCCGCCCAATCGAGAATAAAAGCTTTTTGACGTGGATTTAAATTTTGGGGCAGCTCTTCTTTCAAAAAGAATCTATGCTCCCGACTTTCAATATCCATTTGCTTTAATTCTCCTTTGTAACAGCTCGTTTTAAAGATGAGTTGCACGCTATAAACTTCATCACCATTAGGATATTTAACGAAACATGCTTCACCTGAATATATACCGAATAAATCTAATTTCTCTACTTGTAAGCCGGTTTCTTCAAACGTTTCTCTTTTAGCTGTTTGTTCAAATGACTCTCCTATTTCCATAACCCCACCAGGGATACACCAATTATCCTCATCAGTTCGATGCTGTAATAAAATTCTTTCTCCATCTTCGATAATTACTCCACAGCCAACGGTAAAAAGAGTTTGGTGACCGATGAGCTTTCTCATATCCTTAATATAATTCATCTGCGATTACCTTTCCTTTGTGTTGTATGCATAATTGATGTTACTTCATAAAATTTTTAAAATGTTATTCTCCTTTATAAAGAGCTTCTTTTTTGCAAATACTCCTTTATAATGGGATAATCAGGTGGATTTATTTTTTCCGGGAGTTCATTAAGATGAAAAAATTGTAGATCAGCTACTTCACTTACATCCTTCTTACACACTCCATCAAATGAAGTACATATAAATACTGAAACTACATTATATACTTCGTCACCATTTGGATATTTATAATAAAATTCTTCACCTGAAAAAACATTAAATAGCTTAAGAGAATTTGCTGTTAACCCTGTTTCTTCAAACAGTTCACGCCTTGCCACTTCTTCTAACGTTTCTCCCATCTCTGAAGAGCCTCCTGGCAACCCCCAACGTCGATTATCTTTGCGCAATTGTAATAATACTCTATTACTTTTATCTAAAAGAATGACAGATGCACCTACCATAATCAGAGGACAATTACCTACTAACTTTCTCAAATCCATGATATAGCCCATATTTTTCCTTCTCTAACATGGTACTAATTTTCTGAATATTAGTAATTATATCATATTTTTAATACTAGATTTAATAACAAAGAGGTTGTTTATCACACTGACATTCCTATGAAGCTTCTATACAAATAAATTGTATTCGCATAAATTGTTGTTTTTCGTATTAAGAACTAAAGACACATACCAAAAAGTACTCATGGTACCTTTAACTCTCTATAGCACATATCACCTCATTTTACTGTTCTACAACAAAGTTATCAAAAAGAGCCAAATAAAAATAAAAACACATGAAAATTCATTACATCTCATGTGCTTTCTTACAAGTATGCTATTGCAACAGTTTTTCTACTTATCTTTTAACCTTTGCTTTCAATCCATATTTTTCAAACTCTTCGTGAATTATTTCTTCTTCTAATTGAAGTAGAAGTTCAGAAATCTCAAATTCATTGATTTGTGGTATATCGACAATAATTTCAGCTAACTTCTTACTTAAAAAAGCCATTTCCTTGCCTGCAATTAATTTTTTCTTATATCGGTTGAAGGACTTATCTAAGTCATCAATTTGTTCATATAGTTTATCTATGCCATCATACATTTTCACTAAAGGAAGTGCTGCTTTTTCACCAACACCAGTGACGCCGGGAATGTTATCACTTTTGTCCCCTAATAGTGCCTTCACATCAACCCATTGACTTGGAGATATTTCGTATTCATTATGAAAGTCTTGTAATCTGTAAATGGTATCACCTTTAGATTTAATTGCAATAACTTGCGAAATATTTTGATCTAATAATTGTAATAAGTCTCGATCATTACTGTATATATAGCACTGCTTTTGATGCTCACGACTCCATTTTGTTGCTAAAGCGCCTATTACATCATCTGCTTCATAGCGATCTACAGAAATTTGAGAAATCCCAATTTTATCAAGTATTATTTTTGACGTTTCAAATTGCTGAATGAGAGGGTCTGGTAGTTCGCCTCTCGTCGCTTTATAATCTTCAAACATGTCACGCCTAATGACTTCATCACGCTTTACATCCCATACGATTGCTACATGTGTCGCTCGTAGATCTTCAATTAACGCAAAGATTTTATTAAACTTGACTCGTAACGCGTTAATGTATAATCCTTGGCTATTTTTTGCAAGCTGATCCTCATCCCTACCATAGGAAGTTGCAAAGTAACACCTGCTTAATATATTGAATCCATCTATTAAAAGTAAACTATGGTTTTCCATTTTATCGTCATACACCCTTTCAGTAACAGCACTTACTTCCTATCATTTTATCATAACGATGTTGCATATAACTTGCTAAGATGTTGGAAAATCCAGA contains the following coding sequences:
- a CDS encoding YebC/PmpR family DNA-binding transcriptional regulator, coding for MGRKWNNIKEKKASKDANTSRIYAKFGREIYVAAKQGEPDPEANQTLKFVLERAKTYNVPKAIIERAIEKAKGGSDENYDELRYEGFGPNGSMVIVDALTNNVNRTASDVRAAFGKNGGNMGVSGSVAYMFDATAVIGLEGKTADEVLELLMEADLDVRDILEEDNAVIIYGEPDQFHTIQEACTNAGITEFSVAEITMLAQNEVELPQDAQVQFEKLIDVLEDLEDVQQVYHNVDIK
- a CDS encoding NUDIX hydrolase, encoding MGYIMDLRKLVGNCPLIMVGASVILLDKSNRVLLQLRKDNRRWGLPGGSSEMGETLEEVARRELFEETGLTANSLKLFNVFSGEEFYYKYPNGDEVYNVVSVFICTSFDGVCKKDVSEVADLQFFHLNELPEKINPPDYPIIKEYLQKRSSL
- a CDS encoding HAD family hydrolase — protein: MDSIIFDLDGTLWDSSREILTCWNDVLARYDEVNYSITVDDLTGTMGLQSKEIGEKLFPHLGASLQQRILADCCQVECNHLANHGGVLYDRVEEVLSELSQTYKLFIVSNCQDGYIEAFYKYHKLDKYFIDYENPGRSGLSKGENIKLVINRNQLVDPIYVGDTEGDRTAAKFAGIPFVFAKYGFGEVTQYDYSIDTFDAIKEL
- a CDS encoding NUDIX hydrolase — its product is MNYIKDMRKLIGHQTLFTVGCGVIIEDGERILLQHRTDEDNWCIPGGVMEIGESFEQTAKRETFEETGLQVEKLDLFGIYSGEACFVKYPNGDEVYSVQLIFKTSCYKGELKQMDIESREHRFFLKEELPQNLNPRQKAFILDWAEKKQLPVIS
- a CDS encoding 5'-3' exonuclease H3TH domain-containing protein; the encoded protein is MENHSLLLIDGFNILSRCYFATSYGRDEDQLAKNSQGLYINALRVKFNKIFALIEDLRATHVAIVWDVKRDEVIRRDMFEDYKATRGELPDPLIQQFETSKIILDKIGISQISVDRYEADDVIGALATKWSREHQKQCYIYSNDRDLLQLLDQNISQVIAIKSKGDTIYRLQDFHNEYEISPSQWVDVKALLGDKSDNIPGVTGVGEKAALPLVKMYDGIDKLYEQIDDLDKSFNRYKKKLIAGKEMAFLSKKLAEIIVDIPQINEFEISELLLQLEEEIIHEEFEKYGLKAKVKR